The nucleotide window GCGGCTTCGGTCACATAGCCCATGCCGCGCGAGATCTGCAGGGCCGTGTCCTTCAGGTTCTGCAGCCAGCTGTCCTGCAACCGGTCAGCCGGTGCCGACAGCGACAAGCCCGCCACCAGCCGGCGCGAGTCGTCGTAGATGCCGGCGGCGATGCAGCGCACGCCGAGTTCCAGCTCTTCGTTGTCGCGGGCATAGCCGTTGGTGCGGACCCAGTTGAGTTCGCGCTCCAGCTTGGCCAGGTCGGTGATCGAGGTGCGGGTGTGGCCGGCCAGCCCGGTGCGGGTGGCGTAGTTGCGCACACGTGCCGACTCGTCCGCGGCCAGGAACAGCTTGCCCACCGAGGTCAGGTGCAGCGGGGCGCGGCCGCCGATGGCGCGCACCACCTGCATGCCCGAGCGTTCGCTGTAGGCGCGCTCGATATAGACGATTTCATCGCCCTGGCGCACCGACAGGTTGACGGTCTGGCCGGTGACACGGTGCAGCGCGCGCATCGGCGCCAGCGCCGCGTCGCGCACCGACAGGCGCGCCTTGACCAGGTTGCCCAGCTCCAGCAGCCGCATGCCGAGCCGGTAGCTGCCCGGGTCGGAGCGGTCGACAAAGCGGCAGGCGACCATATCGTTGAGGATGCGGTGCGCGGTGGAAGGATGCAGGCCGGTGGCCAGCGACAGCTCTTTCAGGCTGACCGGGTCGGCGTGCTGGGCGAGGGCGTCCAGCAGGGTCATCATGCGCTCGATGACCTGGATGGACGTCTTGCCGGGTGACTTGTCTGCGTCGGACATGGTGGAAAAAAGAGAAATGTTGCCTTGCGGCATTTTTAAGCGTCTGCCTGATTCTATCTCGCATCGTGAAAATTTCAATAGGTGAAATGACATTACGGTAAGAAAGCGCCAATGATGTTGCGGACCCAGGTGCCGTGCATGCCACGGCATTCACCACTCCGATGAACGCTTTGTGCGCCACCCGCGGCGCCGAACGCGCATAATTGCGGGGTTTCAGGGTCTGGGAGAAGTCAACAATGCGAGTCGGTCTGTTCCACACCTGCCTGGTGGACCTGATGCGCCCGGAGATCGGTTTTTCGGTGCTCAAGCTGCTGGAAGCCGCCGGCTACGAGGTCATGGTGCCCGAGGCGCAGACCTGCTGCGGCCAGCCGGCCTACAACTCGGGCGAGCGTGCGGTGTCGCGCGACCTCGCCGAGAAATTCCTGCGCGAGTTCGAGATGTTCGACTACATCGTGGTGCCGTCGGGCAGTTGCGGCGGCATGATCCGGCACCACTACGCCGATCTGCTGCGCGACGACCCGGAGCTGAACGGCCGCTACGAGCGCCTGCGCGAACGCGTGTTCGAGCTGACCGAGTTCCTGGCCAACGTGGCCCGGATCGAAACCCTGCCGTCGACGTTCACGGGCCAGGTCACGTACCACGATTCCTGCTCCGGCCTGCGCGAACTGGGCGTCAAGCAGCAGCCGCGTGCGTTGCTGTCGCGCCTGCCGGGCGTGCAGCTGACCGAGATGAAGGACTGCGAGGCCTGCTGCGGTTTCGGCGGCACGTTCTCGGTCAAGTACGGCAATATCTCCACGGCCATCGTCGACGAGAAGTGCGCCAACATCCAGGCCACCGGCGCCGATGCCGTGGTGCTGGGCGACCTGGGCTGCATGCTCAATATCGAAGGCCGCCTGCGCCGCACCGGCGACCACCGCACCCGCGTGCTGCATATTGCGCAGGTCCTGGCAGGCGACGCCTGACCGCGCCGACACCATCAGGAATTCGCCACGATGCAAGTCCACAGCATGGAATTCAAGGCGCGCGCCGGGCAGAAGCTGGCCGACCAGCGCCTGCAGCAGAACCTGAAGAAGCTTTCGACCAAATTCGTCACGGCGCGCGCCGACGCGATCCGCGATATCGATTTCGACGCCACGCGCGAGGCCCTGAAAGAGCGCCGCAACCGCGCACTGGAAAACCTCGACGTCTGGCTCGCCACCTTTGAAGAGAACGCGACCCGGCGCGGCGCCACCGTGCTGTTCGCCGAAACCACCGCCGACGCCGCGCGGCTGGTGGCAGACATCGCGCGCAAGCACGACGTGAAGAAGGTCATCAAGAGCAAGTCGATGGTGACCGAGGAAATGCGCCTGAACCAGGTGCTGGGCGAGATGGGCGTGCAGAGCATCGAGACCGACCTGGGCGAGTACATCCTGCAGATCAATGACTCGGAACCGCCGTCGCACATCATTGCGCCGGTGGTGCACAAGGACAAGGACGAGATCGCCGACCTGTTCGCCAGGGTCCACCACAAGCCGCGCCTGACCGAGATCCCGGAGATGACGCGCGAGGCGCGCGAAGTGCTGCGCCCCGAATTCCTCAGCGCCGACATGGGCGTGACCGGCGGCAACTTCATCATCGCCGAGACCGGGTCGGTGGCGGTGGTCACCAACGAAGGCAACGAAGGCATGTGCACGGTGATGCCGCGCGTGCACGTGGCCGTGACCGGCATCGAGAAGGTGCTGCCGACGCTGGAAGACCTGGCCACGGTGATGCGCCTGCTGCCGCGCTCGGCCACCGGACAGGCGATCTCCAACTACTTCTCGCTGCTGACCGGACCGCGCGCCGAAGGCGAGCGCGACGGCCCCGAGCATATGTATTTCGTGCTGGTCGATGGCGGCCGCTCGGGCCTGATCGGCGGGGAGTTCCAGGAGATGCTGCGCTGTATCCGCTGCGGCGCCTGCATGAACCACTGCCCGGTCTACCAGAAGATCGGCGGCCATGCCTATGGCTGGGTCTACCCAGGGCCGATGGGCAGCGTGCTGACGCCCAGCTACGTCGGCCTGGCCAACGCCATCGACCTGCCGCAGGCGGCCACCATGTGCGGCGAATGCAATCGCGTGTGCCCGGCGTCGATCCCGTTGTCCGACCTGCTGCGCAAGCTGCGCGAGAAGCAGATGGAACGCGGCCTGCGGCCGTGGCAGGAACGCTTTGCGCTGAAGGCGTGGGGCTATGTCGCCAGGCGTCCCGAACTCTACGCGGTGGCCGCCCGCATCGGCGCCTGGCTGCTGGGCCGCATGGGCGGCAGCAACCGGCTGATCGCCAGCCTGCCGCTGGCGGGCAAGGGCTGGACCGAAACGCGCGACATGCCGGCCCCGTCGGGCCGGACCTTCCGCGAACTCTACAAGGAAAGGAGGGCGCGTTCATGAGCGCAGCCAATACGGATACGCTGGCGCGCATGCGCGCCGCACTGGACCAGCACGTCGCCGGATCGATGCCGGCGCAGGAACTCGTGCGCGCATGGCGCGATGCCGGCAGCGGGCTGACGCTGCCGGCCGTCTATGGCCAGGCGATGGAGGAACTGCTGCGCAGGCTCGAGATGTCGGCGGTCTTTGCGCAGGACAGCTGTTCGTTCTCGAGCAGCGCGGTGACGGACCAGCTGGCGCGGTGGCTGGACAAGGCGGCCACGGCCTGACGCGTTGCATGCCGCTGGTCTGCTTCTCTTTCCCACTTATGGAAGAGGAGAGCAAGCAGGAGGCCCTTGACGCTCGTGACGCTGCAAAAAAACAGGGAGCCGAAGCTCCCCGTCTTTTTACACTAGCTCACCCCAGCAACAGCGCATCATCATCCAGCTGTTCATGCCGCGTCTGCTCAAACATCTTCAGCAGGTCGGGCACGTCCAGTCCCTTGCGCTTGTCGCCCGACACATCCAGCACCACCTGCCCCTGGTGCAGCATCACCGTGCGCTGGCCGTAGTCCAGCGCCTGGCGCATGCTGTGCGTGACCATCATCGTGGTCAGCTTGCTTTCCTCGACGATGCGCGCGGTCAGTTCCAGCACGAACGCGGCGGTCTTCGGGTCCAGCGCGGCGGTGTGTTCGTCCAGCAGCAGGATGCGCGACGGCTGCAGCGAGGCCATCAGCAGGCTCACCGCCTGGCGCTGGCCGCCGGAGAGCAGGCCGATGCGGTCGGTGAGGCGGTTTTCCAGGCCCAGGTTGAGCAGTCGCAGCTTGTCGCGGAACAGCTCGCGCGAGGCGCGGTTCAGTGCCGGGCGGAAGCCGCGGCGGCTGCCGCGGGCCATTGCCAGGGCCATGTTTTCCTCGATGGTCAGCGCTTCGCAGGTGCCGGCCATGGGGT belongs to Cupriavidus taiwanensis and includes:
- a CDS encoding ABC transporter ATP-binding protein, which codes for MLRAQDLKLTFNPGTPIETRALRGLSLEIPSGQFVAVIGSNGAGKSTFLNAISGDQMVDSGRITIDDTDVTRKPAWDRAHLVARVFQDPMAGTCEALTIEENMALAMARGSRRGFRPALNRASRELFRDKLRLLNLGLENRLTDRIGLLSGGQRQAVSLLMASLQPSRILLLDEHTAALDPKTAAFVLELTARIVEESKLTTMMVTHSMRQALDYGQRTVMLHQGQVVLDVSGDKRKGLDVPDLLKMFEQTRHEQLDDDALLLG
- a CDS encoding (Fe-S)-binding protein, which translates into the protein MRVGLFHTCLVDLMRPEIGFSVLKLLEAAGYEVMVPEAQTCCGQPAYNSGERAVSRDLAEKFLREFEMFDYIVVPSGSCGGMIRHHYADLLRDDPELNGRYERLRERVFELTEFLANVARIETLPSTFTGQVTYHDSCSGLRELGVKQQPRALLSRLPGVQLTEMKDCEACCGFGGTFSVKYGNISTAIVDEKCANIQATGADAVVLGDLGCMLNIEGRLRRTGDHRTRVLHIAQVLAGDA
- a CDS encoding IclR family transcriptional regulator; this encodes MSDADKSPGKTSIQVIERMMTLLDALAQHADPVSLKELSLATGLHPSTAHRILNDMVACRFVDRSDPGSYRLGMRLLELGNLVKARLSVRDAALAPMRALHRVTGQTVNLSVRQGDEIVYIERAYSERSGMQVVRAIGGRAPLHLTSVGKLFLAADESARVRNYATRTGLAGHTRTSITDLAKLERELNWVRTNGYARDNEELELGVRCIAAGIYDDSRRLVAGLSLSAPADRLQDSWLQNLKDTALQISRGMGYVTEAAA
- a CDS encoding LutB/LldF family L-lactate oxidation iron-sulfur protein; translated protein: MQVHSMEFKARAGQKLADQRLQQNLKKLSTKFVTARADAIRDIDFDATREALKERRNRALENLDVWLATFEENATRRGATVLFAETTADAARLVADIARKHDVKKVIKSKSMVTEEMRLNQVLGEMGVQSIETDLGEYILQINDSEPPSHIIAPVVHKDKDEIADLFARVHHKPRLTEIPEMTREAREVLRPEFLSADMGVTGGNFIIAETGSVAVVTNEGNEGMCTVMPRVHVAVTGIEKVLPTLEDLATVMRLLPRSATGQAISNYFSLLTGPRAEGERDGPEHMYFVLVDGGRSGLIGGEFQEMLRCIRCGACMNHCPVYQKIGGHAYGWVYPGPMGSVLTPSYVGLANAIDLPQAATMCGECNRVCPASIPLSDLLRKLREKQMERGLRPWQERFALKAWGYVARRPELYAVAARIGAWLLGRMGGSNRLIASLPLAGKGWTETRDMPAPSGRTFRELYKERRARS